A single genomic interval of Clostridium facile harbors:
- a CDS encoding DedA family protein, which yields MDGNVIFDLLSHYGMFAIFLLIMIEYACFPISSEIVLPLSGMVAAQLGHKVTFVILISVIAGILGSSFCYFLGRIGGNAMMECMLCRFPKAARQFQKTCDWQQKYGKLSVMIARVIPIFRTYISFAAGITKQNYLVFVVYSGIGILSWNTILISCGYLLGENFDVLGPYFSAYSKWVLILLAAVITIVIIVKKMRNKKKCSKI from the coding sequence ATGGATGGAAACGTAATTTTTGATTTGTTATCCCATTATGGCATGTTCGCTATTTTTTTGTTGATTATGATAGAATACGCTTGTTTTCCAATTTCCAGTGAAATTGTCCTTCCATTATCCGGAATGGTAGCTGCACAGCTGGGGCATAAGGTCACATTTGTTATTTTGATTTCTGTGATTGCGGGAATTTTAGGCTCCAGCTTTTGTTATTTTTTAGGAAGGATTGGCGGGAACGCTATGATGGAATGTATGTTGTGTCGGTTTCCAAAAGCAGCACGGCAATTCCAAAAAACTTGTGATTGGCAGCAAAAATACGGTAAACTTTCCGTTATGATTGCCCGGGTCATTCCGATTTTCCGCACCTATATTTCTTTTGCCGCAGGGATTACCAAACAGAATTATCTAGTTTTCGTGGTATATTCTGGTATTGGTATTTTATCTTGGAATACGATTCTGATTTCCTGCGGATATTTGTTAGGGGAAAACTTTGACGTGCTTGGGCCATACTTTAGCGCTTATTCCAAATGGGTCTTGATTTTATTAGCAGCCGTCATTACAAT
- a CDS encoding SdpI family protein: MKKANKTMVITTILCLLPILLGVLLYPKLPDQVPAQWGSDGQVNWYQPKAMAVFGMPAFLAIINLVVHIGVNNDPKRANASKMLKNIGFWICPIISLIFVPISLFASMGMEVHVAFWTPLFVGVLLIIIGNYLPKCKQSYTVGIRLPWTLDNETNWNKTHHFAGYLWIIGGIITIISSFFSFWPAIFLVIILIVLIPIVYSFVLYKRGNQIGKIK, translated from the coding sequence ATGAAAAAAGCGAATAAAACAATGGTAATTACTACAATCCTTTGTTTGCTACCCATTCTTCTTGGTGTACTTTTGTATCCTAAATTACCAGACCAAGTACCAGCCCAATGGGGAAGTGATGGACAGGTGAATTGGTACCAACCAAAAGCCATGGCGGTATTTGGTATGCCTGCTTTTCTTGCGATAATCAACTTAGTCGTCCATATTGGAGTGAACAATGACCCCAAACGAGCCAATGCAAGCAAAATGTTAAAAAACATTGGTTTTTGGATTTGTCCTATTATTTCGCTGATTTTTGTTCCCATTAGCCTATTTGCTTCGATGGGGATGGAAGTCCATGTTGCTTTCTGGACACCACTTTTTGTTGGTGTTTTGCTCATTATAATAGGGAATTATCTTCCCAAATGCAAACAGTCCTATACTGTCGGCATCAGGCTTCCTTGGACATTGGACAATGAAACCAACTGGAACAAAACCCATCATTTTGCAGGATACCTTTGGATCATTGGCGGTATTATCACTATAATCAGTTCATTTTTCTCTTTTTGGCCAGCAATTTTTCTTGTAATCATCCTTATTGTACTGATTCCCATTGTATACTCTTTTGTGTTATATAAGCGGGGAAATCAGATTGGAAAAATCAAATAG
- a CDS encoding autorepressor SdpR family transcription factor, producing MGFAETFKSLSDPVRRQILVLLKNGKLTAGEIASQFDMTHATISYHLSQLKKADLVLESKYKNFIYYEMNVSVLEEIILWISQFNGGDSNEKSE from the coding sequence TTGGGATTTGCGGAAACCTTTAAATCTTTATCCGACCCTGTGCGGAGGCAGATATTAGTTTTACTAAAGAATGGAAAATTAACAGCAGGTGAGATTGCTAGCCAGTTTGATATGACCCATGCGACCATATCGTACCATCTTTCCCAATTAAAAAAAGCGGATTTGGTATTAGAGTCAAAATACAAAAACTTTATTTATTATGAGATGAATGTATCAGTGTTAGAAGAAATTATTTTATGGATTTCCCAGTTTAACGGAGGCGATTCAAATGAAAAAAGCGAATAA
- a CDS encoding TM1266 family iron-only hydrogenase system putative regulator, protein METRIALIGIIVENQESVEKLNTLLHEYGDMIIGRMGLPYRQRNINIISLAVDAPQDTINALSGKIGRIEGISAKTIYSNIGGGHGANS, encoded by the coding sequence ATGGAAACAAGGATTGCGCTAATTGGCATTATTGTGGAAAATCAAGAATCGGTAGAGAAACTCAATACATTGCTTCATGAGTACGGCGATATGATCATTGGTCGGATGGGACTTCCTTACCGCCAGAGGAATATTAATATTATCAGCCTTGCCGTGGATGCTCCGCAGGATACCATCAATGCATTGTCTGGCAAAATTGGACGGATTGAAGGGATTAGCGCAAAAACAATTTATTCCAATATTGGAGGTGGCCATGGAGCGAATTCATAA
- the hydE gene encoding [FeFe] hydrogenase H-cluster radical SAM maturase HydE yields the protein MHKIVAQLLKGEFPEKEGLKELLSFPTHPAWEVLKQAARHVRKRYYGTDVYIRGLIEFTNICKNDCYYCGIRKSNQKAERYRLTLKQVLSCCKTGYRLGFRTFVLQGGEDGYFTDEKLCLYVAQIRKRYPDCAITLSVGERSRESYQKLFDAGANRYLLRHETANSGHYAKLHPSELTLKHRMQCLSDLKQIGFQTGCGFMVGSPFQTLDNLIEDLEFLVQFQPEMVGIGPFIPHCDTPFADEPAGTLEMMVNLLSIIRLLLPKVLLPATTALGTIDPNGRELGILAGANVVMPNLSPIAVRKKYLLYNNKISTGAEAAESLADLKQRMERIGYQVVTSRGDYPKE from the coding sequence ATTCATAAAATAGTAGCCCAATTATTAAAAGGGGAATTCCCAGAAAAAGAGGGGTTAAAAGAATTACTATCTTTCCCCACTCATCCAGCTTGGGAAGTATTAAAACAGGCTGCCCGTCATGTGAGGAAACGGTATTATGGAACGGATGTATATATCCGTGGGTTGATTGAATTTACTAATATCTGTAAAAACGACTGTTACTATTGCGGTATCCGAAAAAGCAACCAAAAAGCGGAACGATACCGTTTGACATTGAAACAGGTTTTATCCTGTTGTAAAACTGGCTATCGATTGGGATTCCGAACCTTTGTATTGCAAGGTGGAGAGGATGGTTATTTTACTGATGAAAAACTGTGCCTTTATGTTGCACAGATTCGGAAACGTTATCCAGATTGTGCTATTACCCTTTCTGTAGGGGAACGAAGCCGTGAAAGTTACCAAAAACTGTTTGATGCTGGGGCAAACCGTTATTTATTGAGGCATGAAACTGCCAACAGTGGGCACTATGCCAAGCTGCATCCCTCAGAACTAACCTTAAAGCACCGGATGCAATGTTTATCCGACTTAAAACAGATTGGGTTCCAAACCGGCTGCGGCTTTATGGTGGGTTCCCCATTCCAAACATTGGATAACTTGATAGAGGATTTAGAATTTTTGGTTCAGTTCCAGCCGGAAATGGTAGGGATCGGACCATTTATCCCCCATTGTGATACCCCGTTTGCGGATGAACCCGCTGGTACGCTGGAAATGATGGTGAATTTATTGAGTATCATTCGACTCTTGTTGCCAAAAGTACTTCTTCCCGCCACGACCGCGTTGGGGACAATCGACCCTAACGGACGTGAATTGGGGATACTGGCGGGGGCAAATGTGGTCATGCCAAACCTTTCCCCTATCGCAGTGCGAAAAAAATATCTATTATATAATAATAAAATCAGTACAGGGGCAGAGGCAGCGGAAAGCCTCGCTGACCTGAAACAACGGATGGAGCGGATTGGTTACCAGGTTGTAACCTCCCGTGGGGACTATCCAAAAGAATAG
- the hydG gene encoding [FeFe] hydrogenase H-cluster radical SAM maturase HydG, giving the protein MYNYDPKSLKAEEFINHEEILASLQYADENKNNLKLVDQILDKAELRKGLSHREASVLLACEDPERIDRMYKLAHQIKLDFYGNRIVMFAPLYLSNYCVNGCVYCPYHAKNKHIARKKLTQEEIVKEVTALQDMGHKRLAIEAGEDPVNNPIEYILECIKTIYSIKHKNGAIRRVNVNIAATTVENYRKLKEAGIGTYILFQETYHKESYEQLHPTGPKHNYAYHTEAMDRAMEGGIDDVGLGVLFGLELYRYEFAGLLMHAEHLEAVHGVGPHTISVPRIKHADDIDPSAFDNSISDDIFAKICALIRIAVPYTGMIISTRESQSVREKVLPLGVSQISGASRTSVGGYCEPEPEEENSAQFDVSDNRTLDEVVNWLMRLGYIPSFCTACYREGRTGDRFMSLCKNGQILNCCHPNALMTLKEYLEDYASEDTRKIGEALIEQELKKIPNPKVQKIAYEHIHDIAGGKRDFRF; this is encoded by the coding sequence ATGTACAACTACGACCCAAAATCATTAAAAGCAGAAGAATTTATCAACCACGAGGAGATTCTGGCATCTTTACAATATGCGGATGAAAACAAAAACAACTTGAAATTAGTGGACCAGATTCTAGACAAGGCAGAACTTCGCAAGGGACTTTCCCATAGAGAAGCATCTGTATTGCTTGCGTGTGAGGACCCAGAACGAATTGACCGGATGTACAAGCTAGCGCACCAAATCAAGCTGGATTTTTATGGCAACCGCATTGTTATGTTTGCCCCATTGTACTTATCTAACTACTGTGTCAATGGTTGTGTGTACTGCCCTTACCATGCTAAAAACAAGCACATTGCCCGTAAAAAGCTGACCCAAGAGGAAATTGTAAAGGAAGTAACCGCTTTACAGGATATGGGACATAAACGTTTGGCAATTGAGGCTGGAGAAGACCCAGTGAACAACCCAATTGAATATATTTTGGAATGTATCAAAACCATTTATTCCATCAAGCATAAAAATGGTGCGATTCGCCGTGTTAATGTAAACATTGCGGCAACTACAGTGGAAAACTACCGTAAACTGAAAGAAGCTGGAATTGGAACCTATATTTTATTCCAGGAAACCTACCATAAAGAAAGCTATGAACAGCTTCATCCAACAGGTCCAAAACACAATTACGCATACCACACCGAGGCCATGGACCGCGCGATGGAAGGTGGGATTGACGATGTTGGCTTAGGGGTATTGTTCGGACTAGAACTTTACCGGTACGAATTTGCCGGCTTGCTCATGCACGCGGAACATCTGGAAGCTGTCCACGGGGTTGGCCCACACACCATCAGCGTACCAAGGATCAAACATGCGGATGATATTGACCCTTCTGCGTTTGACAACAGTATTAGTGATGATATTTTCGCAAAAATTTGCGCTTTAATCCGTATTGCGGTTCCATATACCGGAATGATTATTTCCACCAGAGAAAGCCAGTCTGTCCGTGAAAAAGTTCTGCCTTTGGGTGTTTCCCAAATCAGCGGTGCTTCCCGTACCAGCGTGGGCGGCTACTGTGAACCAGAACCAGAAGAAGAAAATTCCGCCCAGTTTGATGTCAGCGATAACCGAACTTTGGACGAAGTAGTAAATTGGCTGATGCGTTTGGGGTATATTCCAAGTTTCTGTACTGCATGTTACCGGGAAGGCAGAACCGGCGACCGGTTTATGAGTTTGTGTAAGAACGGGCAGATTTTAAACTGCTGCCATCCAAACGCTTTGATGACATTAAAAGAATATTTGGAGGACTACGCAAGCGAGGACACTAGAAAAATTGGGGAAGCCCTGATTGAGCAGGAACTGAAAAAAATACCAAATCCAAAAGTACAAAAAATCGCTTATGAGCACATCCATGATATTGCGGGCGGAAAAAGGGATTTCCGTTTCTAA
- the hydF gene encoding [FeFe] hydrogenase H-cluster maturation GTPase HydF, protein MAENLNQTPNANRIHIGFFGKRNSGKSSLINQFVCQEVSIVSDYAGTTTDPVYKAMEINPLGACVIIDTAGFDDVGELGEIRVEKTKLAAEKTELAVIVCSDTELSGELNWYTYFKKKNTPVLFVVNKVDVQDGAGIVEAIQNETGLSPLLVSAKTGQGIEQLKPALARLLPEDYGAKDITGSLVQQGDLVLLVMPQDIQAPKGRLILPQVQTIRELLDKKALVMSVTTDQLDAALASLQSPPKLIITDSQVFRYVYERKPQKSLLTSFSVLFAAHKGDIQYYLEGAKAIGGLSESSKVLIAECCTHAPLSEDIGRVKIPNLLRKRFGQRLDIQMVSGTDFPQDLTPYDLIIQCGACMFNRKYVLSRIDRAKKQDIPMTNYGVTIAYLTGILDDITIPE, encoded by the coding sequence ATGGCAGAAAATTTAAACCAAACCCCCAACGCTAACCGGATCCACATCGGATTTTTTGGAAAGCGGAATAGTGGAAAATCTTCTTTAATTAACCAGTTTGTCTGTCAGGAGGTTTCGATTGTATCCGATTACGCTGGAACAACTACTGACCCTGTTTACAAAGCAATGGAAATCAACCCATTAGGTGCTTGCGTCATCATTGATACCGCAGGGTTTGACGATGTGGGAGAACTGGGCGAAATTCGGGTAGAAAAAACCAAGTTAGCCGCTGAAAAAACAGAACTAGCGGTGATTGTCTGTTCGGATACAGAATTATCCGGTGAATTAAACTGGTATACATACTTTAAAAAGAAAAATACCCCCGTCCTGTTTGTAGTAAATAAAGTAGATGTCCAGGATGGGGCTGGGATTGTGGAAGCCATTCAAAATGAAACCGGACTTTCCCCTCTTTTGGTCAGCGCGAAAACAGGTCAAGGGATCGAACAGTTAAAACCTGCGTTGGCAAGGCTTCTGCCAGAAGATTATGGTGCAAAGGATATTACTGGTTCTTTGGTACAGCAAGGTGACTTAGTTTTATTGGTTATGCCGCAGGATATCCAAGCTCCAAAAGGCAGGTTGATTCTACCCCAGGTACAGACAATCCGGGAATTGTTAGACAAAAAAGCCTTGGTGATGAGTGTTACCACCGACCAACTGGACGCTGCTTTGGCAAGCCTGCAATCTCCTCCGAAGCTGATAATTACGGATTCCCAGGTGTTCCGGTATGTGTACGAACGTAAACCCCAAAAATCTCTACTCACCTCTTTTTCCGTTTTATTTGCCGCACATAAAGGGGATATCCAATATTATTTAGAAGGAGCGAAAGCAATTGGCGGATTGAGCGAATCTTCTAAAGTGTTGATTGCGGAATGCTGTACCCATGCCCCCTTATCCGAAGATATTGGACGGGTAAAGATACCAAATCTACTGCGTAAACGGTTTGGACAAAGGTTGGATATCCAGATGGTCAGCGGGACAGATTTCCCTCAGGACTTAACGCCTTATGATTTGATTATCCAGTGTGGTGCCTGCATGTTTAACCGGAAATATGTGCTTTCTCGGATTGACCGTGCCAAAAAACAGGATATCCCTATGACTAACTACGGGGTTACCATCGCTTATTTAACAGGCATTTTAGATGATATTACCATCCCAGAATAA